A section of the Streptomyces sp. CG1 genome encodes:
- a CDS encoding ABC transporter permease, translated as MVRYVTRKAVGWLLMIAIATNATYFLASWFLDPRSNFKELRPVRSEAQIDRALAPYNLDPRVPLVHRWWDWLASVTLRFDWGKSPTGVSVNGEVGYRALVSAELVVVATVLSVVIGVALGVYTAARQYGWADRVSQAVSIVLFNVPTSVAALAVVFVAIWLNQHAGLHFLYVAGENSPGVEGLLPTIGDRLLHLILPTLTLTLMGYVGYHLTQRSLLLDTLHADFVRTAQATGLTRSQAIRRHALRAALIPTAASVAFSVPAVFTGAVITETIFGWNGMGRYFIQTISKNDVHGAVATAAFAAALTAIGAILADIATVCLDPRVRVR; from the coding sequence GTGGTGCGCTATGTGACACGCAAGGCGGTCGGCTGGCTTCTGATGATCGCGATCGCCACGAACGCGACCTACTTCCTGGCCAGTTGGTTCCTGGACCCGCGGTCGAACTTCAAGGAGCTGCGGCCCGTCCGCAGCGAGGCGCAGATCGACCGGGCCCTCGCGCCGTACAACCTGGACCCCAGGGTGCCGTTGGTGCACCGCTGGTGGGACTGGCTGGCCTCGGTGACCCTGCGCTTCGACTGGGGAAAGTCCCCCACCGGCGTCTCCGTCAACGGCGAAGTGGGCTACCGGGCGCTCGTCAGCGCGGAGTTGGTCGTCGTCGCGACCGTGCTGTCCGTCGTGATCGGCGTCGCGCTCGGCGTCTACACCGCCGCACGGCAGTACGGCTGGGCCGACCGGGTGTCGCAGGCGGTGTCCATCGTGCTGTTCAATGTTCCCACGTCCGTCGCCGCCCTCGCCGTGGTCTTCGTCGCCATTTGGCTGAACCAGCACGCCGGGCTGCACTTCCTCTACGTAGCCGGGGAGAACTCGCCGGGCGTCGAAGGACTGCTCCCCACCATCGGCGACCGTCTTCTGCACCTGATCCTGCCGACTCTGACGCTCACGCTGATGGGCTACGTCGGCTACCACCTGACGCAGCGTTCGCTGTTGCTCGACACGCTCCACGCCGACTTCGTGCGAACCGCGCAGGCCACGGGGCTCACCCGCAGTCAGGCCATCCGCAGGCACGCGTTGAGGGCCGCGCTCATCCCCACGGCGGCCTCCGTGGCGTTCAGTGTCCCGGCCGTCTTCACCGGTGCCGTCATCACGGAGACGATCTTCGGCTGGAACGGCATGGGCCGCTACTTCATCCAGACCATCAGCAAGAACGACGTGCACGGCGCGGTCGCGACAGCCGCCTTCGCCGCGGCTCTGACCGCGATCGGCGCGATCCTCGCGGACATCGCCACGGTCTGCCTCGACCCGAGAGTACGGGTGCGCTGA
- a CDS encoding ABC transporter permease — MTTDATTHSPSRPTAEQTPEAATTARKHSNLGLGRLYLRRFLRNRLAVVGVVIFVLLVLFGAFGGRFTSYAYTDADFTALTQPPSSLHWFGTNQGGNDIYACAVHGLQRSLMIAVSVSVLTIVLAAIIGSGAAYFGGRVERVTLAVIHFLLIVPSFLILALVSHRLAGDWRVLIIVLTVFGWMPPARVIWSVSTSLRERDYVRAAEFMGVGPLRIIFRHIIPNLGSLLIVNLTLGVVATVLSETALSFLGFGVETPDVSLGTMLADGASTVTSAPWLFAFPAGLVVLLTVSMTFIGDGLRDALDPTSVTGSAGGRR, encoded by the coding sequence ATGACCACCGACGCGACGACCCACTCTCCTTCCCGTCCGACCGCGGAGCAGACTCCGGAAGCGGCGACCACCGCGCGGAAGCACTCGAACCTCGGCCTTGGCCGGCTCTATCTGCGGCGCTTCCTGCGCAACCGCCTCGCCGTCGTCGGAGTGGTGATCTTCGTGCTGCTGGTGCTGTTCGGTGCCTTCGGCGGCCGATTCACCTCCTACGCGTACACCGACGCCGACTTCACCGCCCTCACCCAGCCTCCGAGCAGCCTCCACTGGTTCGGCACCAACCAGGGCGGCAACGACATCTATGCCTGTGCCGTGCACGGGCTCCAGCGTTCCCTGATGATCGCCGTGAGCGTGTCGGTACTGACGATTGTCCTCGCCGCGATCATCGGCTCCGGCGCCGCGTACTTCGGCGGCCGAGTCGAGCGGGTGACCCTCGCCGTCATCCACTTCCTCCTGATCGTCCCCTCGTTCCTCATCCTCGCTCTGGTCTCCCACCGGCTGGCGGGCGACTGGCGCGTCCTCATCATCGTGCTGACCGTGTTCGGCTGGATGCCCCCCGCGCGGGTCATCTGGTCCGTCTCTACCTCACTGCGCGAGCGGGACTACGTAAGGGCGGCCGAGTTCATGGGTGTCGGCCCGCTGCGCATCATCTTCCGCCACATCATCCCCAACCTCGGCTCCCTGCTGATCGTCAACCTGACTCTCGGAGTCGTTGCCACCGTGCTCAGCGAAACCGCCCTTTCGTTCCTCGGGTTCGGCGTCGAGACCCCGGACGTCTCCCTCGGCACGATGCTCGCGGACGGCGCCAGCACCGTCACGAGCGCCCCCTGGCTCTTCGCCTTCCCCGCGGGCCTGGTCGTCCTGCTCACCGTGTCGATGACCTTCATCGGCGACGGCTTGCGGGACGCCCTCGACCCCACGTCGGTGACCGGCTCGGCAGGAGGCCGACGATGA
- a CDS encoding dipeptide ABC transporter ATP-binding protein, translated as MTLATPLPTPAPPTDAEPVLSVRDLRISFPSEAGTVEAVRGVSFDLLPGRTLCIVGESGSGKSATAMGIMGLLPPTADLRGQVLLGGQDLIGLDDRALSKIRGNSIGMVFQDPLSALTPIFSVGRLLSDALRVHQDLTKRAAWERAVELLDLVGIPDPRNRAAAFPHEFSGGMRQRVVIAMAIANRPSVLVADEPTTALDVTVQAQILDVLRLAQQETSAGLVLITHDLGVVAGHTDDVAVMYAGRIVEHAGAEELFRRPTMPYTARLLAAVPTVDGGARRPLVPIGGEPPALVGILNGCPFAPRCAVALDACRSDEPELRHLSGHGHVACLRATEIADGSLDPTGDAAPVSRQAPSSPAESGEVVLRVKELIKTFPLTKGALLKRRVGTLHAVNRVSFELRAGETLGLVGESGSGKTTTLMEILRLRQPEGGRIEISGTDVGTVASGARVRELRQDVQIVMQDPLGALDPRMPVFHLLAEPLRAIGRDRESIRYRVRELLALVGLDDSVGDRFPAALSGGQRQRVGIARALATEPKLLALDEPLSALDVSVQAGVINLLARLKRELGLAYLVVAHDLAVVRYISDRIAVMYLGHIVETGDTETIFSDSKHPYTRALLSAIPIPDPERERTRERIVLEGEQPNAARMPAGCVFVDRCPLYRLADEELRHRCRTQPPVSTSATGRPGHQYACHGV; from the coding sequence ATGACCCTCGCGACCCCGTTGCCCACCCCGGCACCACCCACCGACGCCGAGCCCGTCCTCTCCGTACGGGACCTGCGGATCTCCTTCCCCTCCGAAGCGGGCACCGTCGAGGCGGTGCGCGGCGTGAGCTTCGACCTGCTGCCCGGCCGGACCCTCTGCATCGTCGGTGAATCCGGCTCGGGCAAGTCGGCCACCGCGATGGGCATCATGGGCCTGCTGCCGCCCACCGCCGACCTGCGCGGCCAGGTGCTGCTCGGCGGGCAGGACCTCATCGGCCTCGACGACCGGGCGCTGTCGAAGATCCGCGGCAACTCCATCGGCATGGTCTTCCAGGACCCCTTGTCCGCCCTCACGCCGATCTTCTCGGTGGGCAGGCTGCTCTCCGACGCCCTGCGGGTCCATCAGGATCTGACGAAGCGCGCAGCCTGGGAACGGGCCGTGGAACTGCTCGATCTCGTCGGCATCCCCGACCCGCGCAACCGGGCGGCCGCTTTCCCGCACGAGTTCTCCGGCGGCATGCGCCAGCGCGTGGTCATCGCCATGGCCATCGCCAACAGACCATCTGTGCTCGTGGCCGACGAACCCACCACCGCACTCGACGTCACCGTGCAGGCGCAGATCCTCGACGTGCTGCGGCTGGCACAGCAGGAGACCAGCGCCGGTCTCGTCCTGATCACGCACGACCTCGGGGTCGTCGCGGGCCACACGGACGACGTCGCCGTCATGTACGCGGGCCGGATCGTGGAACACGCGGGCGCCGAGGAACTCTTCCGCCGGCCCACGATGCCGTACACCGCGCGGCTGCTCGCCGCCGTACCGACAGTAGACGGCGGAGCCCGCCGTCCCCTGGTCCCGATCGGTGGCGAACCACCCGCCCTCGTGGGAATCCTGAACGGCTGCCCCTTCGCACCCCGCTGTGCCGTCGCTCTCGACGCGTGTCGCTCCGACGAACCTGAGCTGCGCCACCTCAGCGGGCACGGGCACGTGGCCTGCCTGCGCGCCACCGAGATCGCCGACGGATCCCTGGACCCGACGGGCGATGCCGCACCCGTCAGCCGACAGGCGCCCTCGAGTCCTGCGGAGTCCGGCGAGGTGGTGCTCCGCGTCAAGGAGCTCATCAAGACCTTTCCCCTGACCAAGGGCGCCCTCCTCAAGCGCCGGGTCGGAACGCTGCACGCCGTCAACCGGGTCAGCTTCGAGCTGCGCGCCGGCGAGACGCTCGGCCTGGTGGGTGAGTCCGGCAGCGGCAAGACCACGACCCTGATGGAGATCCTGCGGCTCAGACAGCCCGAAGGCGGCCGGATCGAGATCTCCGGCACCGACGTCGGCACGGTCGCATCCGGCGCGCGCGTACGGGAGCTGCGGCAGGACGTACAGATCGTCATGCAGGACCCGTTGGGAGCCCTGGATCCCCGCATGCCCGTCTTCCACCTGCTGGCCGAGCCCCTGCGGGCGATCGGGCGTGATCGTGAGTCGATCCGCTATCGGGTCCGAGAACTGCTGGCCCTGGTCGGCCTGGACGACTCGGTCGGCGACCGCTTCCCGGCCGCCCTTTCCGGAGGCCAACGCCAACGGGTCGGCATCGCCCGCGCCCTGGCGACGGAGCCCAAGCTGCTCGCCCTCGACGAGCCGCTCTCCGCCCTGGACGTTTCGGTACAGGCCGGAGTCATCAACCTGCTGGCACGGCTCAAGCGGGAACTCGGACTCGCCTACCTCGTGGTCGCCCACGATCTGGCCGTCGTCCGGTACATCTCCGATCGCATCGCGGTGATGTACCTGGGGCACATCGTCGAGACCGGCGACACCGAGACGATCTTCTCCGATTCCAAGCATCCCTACACCCGTGCGCTGCTGTCGGCGATCCCGATACCCGACCCCGAGCGGGAACGCACCCGCGAACGCATCGTGCTGGAGGGCGAGCAACCGAACGCCGCGCGCATGCCCGCGGGGTGCGTCTTCGTCGACCGCTGCCCCCTGTACCGCCTCGCCGACGAGGAACTGCGGCACCGCTGTCGTACGCAGCCCCCCGTGTCGACCTCCGCAACCGGACGCCCCGGCCACCAGTACGCCTGCCACGGTGTCTGA
- a CDS encoding ABC transporter family substrate-binding protein: MRTSLALPVALIAAVSVTATACQSSSGKGSAQPDAKNGPMAAPSVADYNPTPYDRIREGGTYTTVGTFDDQGNPFNVNATLTASRVWAWYNADAITYSPTGEVQYNPEYFSDVKVSVEGGNQKVTLTINPKAVFNDGTPIDWTAIRATWKANNGSDKAYAANSTDGYDRITSVEKGRNAKQALITFKGVNPSWSSLFTTFLHPKATTVENFNNAYVKKAHPEWGAGPYTVGKWDTHSGDITFVRNPKWWGRKGKLDKRVYVNLESTAAVNAFKNGQLDYVSAVDAESLKQVKRLKGTEIRRGGSPFEYSLYFNTKSPVLADKTVRKAIEESIDRTQIAKIRFQGLDYKEPLPGSAILYSFQKGYEDNVSAVLKYAPDQARKALDAAGWKPGGDGVRVKNGTRLEVGYTLLGDDPLDKATAGAFAAMLKPVGIHLDIRKADEADFSKILSDRKFDLFLSGNRSMDPFGARYLCDFYCSDRDSNITGAGSPTLDKEIRATGEIADLGKQAAAANEVERKALQEYAFLPLFSGPSTYGVKKGLANVGATIFYNPLPETVGWEK; this comes from the coding sequence ATGCGCACGAGCCTGGCCCTGCCCGTCGCTCTGATCGCTGCCGTCTCCGTCACCGCCACCGCGTGCCAGTCCTCATCAGGGAAGGGCTCGGCGCAGCCGGACGCCAAGAACGGTCCCATGGCCGCACCGTCCGTCGCCGACTACAACCCCACGCCGTACGACCGGATCAGGGAAGGTGGCACGTACACCACGGTCGGGACCTTCGACGACCAGGGCAACCCGTTCAACGTCAATGCCACACTGACCGCGTCCCGTGTCTGGGCCTGGTACAACGCCGACGCGATCACCTACTCGCCGACCGGCGAGGTGCAGTACAACCCGGAGTACTTCAGCGACGTGAAGGTCTCCGTGGAAGGCGGCAACCAGAAGGTCACGCTCACCATCAACCCCAAGGCCGTCTTCAACGACGGCACACCAATCGACTGGACCGCGATCAGGGCCACGTGGAAGGCCAACAACGGCTCCGACAAGGCGTACGCCGCCAACTCCACGGACGGCTACGACCGGATCACCTCGGTCGAGAAGGGCAGGAACGCCAAGCAGGCCTTGATCACCTTCAAAGGGGTGAACCCTTCCTGGTCGAGTCTGTTCACCACCTTCCTGCACCCCAAGGCCACAACGGTCGAGAACTTCAACAACGCCTACGTCAAGAAGGCGCATCCGGAGTGGGGCGCGGGGCCGTACACCGTCGGCAAGTGGGACACCCACTCGGGCGACATCACGTTCGTCCGCAACCCGAAGTGGTGGGGCAGGAAGGGCAAGCTCGACAAGCGCGTCTACGTCAACCTGGAGTCGACCGCGGCGGTCAACGCCTTCAAGAACGGGCAGCTCGACTACGTCTCCGCGGTCGACGCCGAGAGCCTCAAGCAGGTCAAGAGGCTCAAGGGCACGGAGATCCGCAGAGGCGGAAGTCCCTTCGAGTACTCGCTCTACTTCAACACCAAGTCCCCGGTCCTCGCCGACAAGACAGTGCGCAAGGCGATCGAGGAGAGCATCGACCGCACGCAGATCGCGAAAATCCGGTTCCAGGGCCTGGACTACAAGGAGCCGCTGCCCGGTTCGGCCATCCTCTACAGCTTCCAGAAGGGCTACGAGGACAATGTCTCGGCCGTGTTGAAGTACGCGCCGGACCAGGCCAGGAAGGCACTCGACGCGGCGGGCTGGAAGCCCGGGGGCGACGGCGTACGGGTCAAGAACGGCACGAGGCTCGAAGTCGGCTACACACTCCTCGGCGACGACCCACTGGACAAGGCGACCGCCGGCGCCTTCGCGGCGATGCTGAAACCAGTGGGCATTCACCTCGACATCAGGAAGGCCGACGAGGCGGACTTCTCCAAGATCCTCAGCGACCGCAAGTTCGATCTGTTCCTGTCGGGAAACCGCTCGATGGACCCGTTCGGCGCCCGCTACCTGTGCGACTTCTACTGCTCCGACCGCGACTCCAACATCACCGGTGCGGGTTCGCCCACGCTGGACAAGGAGATCCGCGCCACCGGTGAAATCGCCGACCTGGGCAAGCAGGCCGCGGCGGCCAACGAGGTCGAGCGGAAGGCGCTCCAGGAGTACGCCTTCCTCCCGCTGTTCAGCGGCCCCTCGACCTACGGCGTGAAGAAGGGCCTCGCCAACGTCGGCGCGACCATCTTCTACAACCCGCTCCCGGAGACGGTCGGCTGGGAGAAGTAA
- a CDS encoding DUF1684 domain-containing protein has product MTTEATTTDLQAFIENWLDWHRAQEARLADPHGFLAITGLHWLDDRPQRFPDAPGAWHTGPDGVVVTLDDDEELIVDGTPVRGEHRFGVLAERGGVDAVWGDAVVEVAKRGGHDIVRPRHPDAPLRTAFTGTPAFAPDPRWAVTGRYVPFDEPRPTSVGAAVEGLEHVYDAPGRIEFELDGRQLSLTAFPGHGEGRLMALFTDVTSGVSTYAANRVLALEPPAADGTVVLDFNRAANLPCAYTDLATCPLPPVENRLPVAIEAGQKIPRERGGS; this is encoded by the coding sequence ATGACCACAGAGGCGACCACAACAGACCTCCAGGCCTTCATCGAGAACTGGCTGGACTGGCACCGTGCTCAGGAGGCCCGGCTCGCCGACCCGCACGGGTTCCTGGCGATCACCGGCCTGCACTGGCTGGACGACCGGCCGCAGCGTTTCCCCGACGCGCCGGGTGCGTGGCACACCGGCCCCGACGGGGTCGTCGTCACTCTGGACGACGACGAGGAACTCATCGTCGACGGAACGCCGGTGCGGGGTGAACACCGCTTCGGCGTTCTTGCCGAGCGCGGTGGTGTCGACGCGGTCTGGGGGGACGCCGTCGTCGAGGTCGCCAAGCGCGGCGGCCACGACATCGTGCGCCCCCGGCATCCGGACGCGCCGCTGCGCACGGCGTTCACCGGAACACCGGCCTTCGCGCCCGACCCACGCTGGGCGGTGACGGGCCGGTACGTCCCCTTCGACGAGCCGCGACCGACCAGCGTGGGCGCAGCCGTCGAGGGACTTGAGCATGTGTACGACGCTCCGGGCAGGATCGAGTTCGAGCTGGACGGGCGCCAACTGTCCCTCACTGCCTTCCCCGGACACGGTGAGGGCAGGTTGATGGCGCTCTTCACCGATGTGACCTCCGGGGTCAGCACCTACGCCGCCAACCGGGTCCTGGCCCTCGAACCGCCCGCGGCCGACGGCACGGTCGTCCTGGACTTCAACCGCGCCGCGAACCTGCCGTGCGCCTACACGGACCTGGCCACCTGCCCGCTGCCACCGGTCGAGAACCGGCTGCCGGTGGCGATCGAGGCGGGTCAGAAGATCCCCCGCGAGCGCGGCGGGTCCTGA
- a CDS encoding protease pro-enzyme activation domain-containing protein produces the protein MKSRLKLLGLVAAPALVTAAVPAAYAANAPQPHATRAAIAGDVLPGLKQNAARTGKVAAGKRISVAISLTPRGGSTLDTFVAKVSDPHSSSYGHYLTKQQFAARFGRTDAEVKQLKDYLRAQGLTVGTVHSGNLLVDASGTAAQLEKAFGTKLSTWKDARTGRSFYANDSAPTLPAAVASLVSDVAGLNNRLQLHHQATPHTVSPHNGPGGGYTPAQLKGGYNVSGTYTGSGQKIALLEFDGFQQANITTYDNHYGLGSPTPTVQKVDGGSGALGDGQVEVELDLEVLHAIAPKANVTVFEGPNSDAGEVDTYQAIVDSGIPTTSISWGAAESARTTSGINAVDAVFKAGAAQGLGFYAASGDNGSDDAGDGGTSVDYPASDPYVTGVGGTKLTVTSSNAWSKEVAWSGGGGGKSSVFKIPSWQTAVQKSAGGGYRQVPDVSAHANPSPGVSIYSQGSWSSVGGTSAAAPEWAAFAALYNQQAAAAGKANLGFANPALYSASGTGFHDITSGSNGAYSAATGWDFTTGWGSYNAATLASKLLA, from the coding sequence GTGAAGTCACGCCTGAAACTGCTCGGTCTGGTCGCCGCACCGGCCCTGGTCACCGCAGCCGTCCCCGCCGCCTATGCGGCGAACGCCCCACAGCCGCACGCGACCCGCGCCGCCATCGCCGGAGATGTCCTGCCGGGCCTGAAGCAGAACGCGGCCCGCACCGGAAAAGTAGCGGCCGGAAAGCGCATATCAGTGGCGATCAGCCTGACTCCCAGAGGCGGCAGCACACTTGACACATTCGTCGCCAAGGTCAGTGACCCGCACTCGAGCTCCTACGGCCACTACCTGACGAAGCAACAGTTCGCGGCCCGCTTCGGCCGGACCGACGCCGAGGTCAAGCAGCTCAAGGACTACCTGCGCGCCCAGGGCCTGACCGTCGGCACCGTCCACTCCGGCAACCTGCTGGTCGACGCCAGCGGCACCGCCGCCCAGCTGGAGAAGGCCTTCGGCACCAAGCTGTCGACCTGGAAGGACGCCAGGACAGGGCGTTCCTTCTACGCCAACGACAGCGCGCCGACGCTGCCGGCCGCCGTCGCCTCCCTCGTCAGCGACGTGGCGGGCCTCAACAACCGCCTCCAGCTGCACCACCAGGCGACCCCGCACACCGTCTCCCCCCACAACGGCCCGGGCGGCGGCTACACCCCGGCCCAGCTCAAGGGCGGCTACAACGTCTCCGGTACGTACACGGGAAGCGGCCAGAAGATCGCGCTGCTGGAGTTCGACGGCTTCCAGCAGGCCAACATCACCACGTACGACAACCACTACGGCCTGGGCTCGCCCACTCCGACCGTGCAGAAGGTGGACGGCGGCTCCGGCGCGCTCGGCGACGGCCAGGTCGAGGTCGAACTGGACCTCGAGGTGCTGCACGCCATCGCCCCCAAGGCGAACGTCACTGTCTTCGAGGGCCCCAACTCCGATGCCGGCGAGGTCGACACCTACCAGGCCATCGTCGACAGCGGCATCCCGACCACCTCGATCAGCTGGGGTGCCGCCGAGAGCGCCCGCACCACCTCGGGCATCAACGCGGTCGACGCCGTCTTCAAGGCCGGCGCAGCCCAGGGCCTCGGCTTCTACGCGGCCTCCGGCGACAACGGCTCCGACGACGCGGGCGACGGCGGCACCTCCGTCGACTACCCGGCCAGCGACCCGTACGTCACCGGCGTCGGCGGCACCAAGCTGACCGTCACCTCGTCCAACGCCTGGAGCAAGGAGGTCGCCTGGTCGGGAGGCGGTGGCGGCAAGTCCTCCGTATTCAAGATCCCGAGCTGGCAGACGGCGGTGCAGAAGAGCGCCGGCGGCGGCTACCGCCAGGTGCCGGACGTCTCGGCCCACGCCAACCCCAGCCCCGGCGTCTCGATCTACTCGCAGGGGTCCTGGTCCTCGGTCGGCGGCACCAGCGCCGCGGCCCCCGAGTGGGCGGCCTTCGCGGCCCTCTACAACCAACAGGCCGCGGCGGCCGGCAAGGCCAACCTCGGCTTCGCCAACCCCGCCCTGTACTCGGCGAGCGGCACCGGCTTCCACGACATCACCAGCGGCAGCAACGGCGCCTACTCCGCGGCCACCGGCTGGGACTTCACCACCGGCTGGGGCTCGTACAACGCCGCGACGCTGGCGAGCAAGCTGCTCGCCTGA
- a CDS encoding LuxR C-terminal-related transcriptional regulator, translated as MLAALDRATGLREAGIGRAREGAARLRAAVDRLRQLPLPIELVRTLIGLGAVERRSRRRSAARAVLGEALETATRIGAAPLATRARDELSRLETGDRSGEAGASGAQLTPTEARVAELVGGGATNREVAAKLFISVKTVEGTLSRVYRKVGVRSRTALAHAMAVAVIGTGQPQPGPAVLSTQAVDVTPAVNT; from the coding sequence GTGCTGGCGGCTCTGGACCGGGCGACGGGGCTGCGGGAGGCGGGGATCGGCCGCGCGAGGGAGGGGGCGGCGCGGCTGCGTGCCGCCGTGGACCGCTTGCGTCAACTCCCCTTGCCGATCGAGCTGGTGCGCACTCTGATCGGACTCGGCGCGGTCGAGCGCCGCTCGCGGCGCAGGAGCGCGGCGCGCGCTGTTCTCGGCGAGGCGCTGGAGACCGCCACACGGATCGGCGCCGCTCCGCTGGCGACTCGGGCCAGGGACGAGCTGTCCCGGCTGGAAACCGGAGACCGCAGCGGTGAGGCGGGCGCTAGTGGAGCCCAGCTCACACCGACGGAGGCCAGGGTGGCCGAGCTTGTCGGGGGCGGGGCCACCAACCGAGAAGTCGCCGCGAAGCTGTTCATCAGCGTCAAGACGGTGGAGGGAACCCTGTCGCGGGTCTACCGCAAGGTCGGGGTCCGCTCGCGCACCGCGCTCGCCCACGCGATGGCGGTCGCGGTCATCGGCACCGGGCAGCCGCAGCCCGGACCCGCGGTGCTCTCGACACAAGCCGTTGACGTGACACCGGCTGTTAACACGTGA